Below is a window of Moorella thermoacetica DNA.
AACAAAAGACAGCCACAGCACCATCCAGGACCCGCAGGGAACGTTCTACCTCAACGGTAAAATCCACGTGGCCTGGCGTGTCGATAATGTTAATGCGATGATTCCGCCAGAAACAGGTGGTTGCCGCTGAAGTAATGGTAATTCCCCGTTCCTGTTCTTGAATCATCCAGTCCATGGTAGCATTACCATCATGGACTTCTCCCATACGGTGTTCCCGGCCAGTGTAAAAAAGTATTCGTTCGGTGGTAGTAGTTTTACCGGCATCAATATGGGCCATAATGCCGATATTTCTGGTTTTTTCTAGTGGGTATTCTCGAGCCATATTTTCATCCCTTCTGTTAATCAGGTTGCAGGACACCGGTGGTCACCGTGCGGCGAGCCCCCGGTCCCCGGGCCCCTGACCCCCACGCCTACCACCGGTAATGAGCGAAGGCTTTATTGGCTTCTGCCATCTTGTGGGTATCTTCCCGTTTCTTCACTGCCCCGCCAGTATTATTGGCAGCATCAATTAACTCGGCAGCCAGCTTTTCCTGCATACTCTTGCCGCTCCTGGCCCGCGCATAATTGACCAGCCAGCGGATTCCCAGAGTCTGCCGCCGTTCCGGCCGTACCTCAACTGGTACCTGATAGTTGGCGCCACCAACCCGTCGAGCCTTGACTTCCAGGACCGGCATAACGTTTTTTAAGGCTTGTTCAAAAACTTCCACCGGGTCCTTACCGGTTTTGTTTTTGATTATTTCAAAGGCGTCATAACAAATCCGCTGGGCAAGAGACTTTTTACCATCAAGCATTACCTGGTTTATCAATTTGGTAACCTTGGTATTCCCGTAGAGCGGGTCCGCCAGCACGGCCCGTCGGGGAACTCTGCCTCGCCGTGGCAATCTTATCCCCCCTTACCTGCTACTTCTTGGGCCGTTTGGCCCCGTATTTGGAGCGACCCTGGTTGCGATTCTGCACTCCGGCGGCATCCAGGGTACCCCGTACAATATGGTATCTGACACCCGGAAGGTCCTTTACCCGGCCACCCCTTACCAGAACCACCGAGTGTTCCTGCAGGTTATGCCCAATGCCGGGGATGTAGGCGGTAACTTCAATGCCATTGGTCAAGCGGACCCGGGCGACTTTACGCAGGGCAGAATTCGGTTTCTTCGGTGTAGTTGTATAAACGCGGGTGCAGACGCCCCGTTTTTGGGGTGATTCTTTTAAAGCCGGGGCCGTTGACTTGCGCACGACCTTTTCCCTTGCCTGCCGCACCAGTTGCTGGATAGTCGGCATCCTCTCCTCTCCACCTCCTTCCCCGGTTTATTCTTCAAGGATAGCGGCTGAGGCCGAGCCAACCTCAATGCTGCAGGCCCGCCCCAGCTCTTTCATTGAATCCACTTCGATTACTTCAATACCACGTTCACGGCAGAGCTGCCAGAGGGGCTCTGTTACATGGCTTTCGGCGTCCCGGGCTATGAAAACTACCCTGGCCTTCCCCTGGCTGACAGCCTTGGTTACCTGTTTGGTACCCACGGCCCTTTTCTTGGCCGTCCGTAAACGTTCATAGGGCATAAATCAACCCCCCCGGGCAGTCACACTAATAGATATTATCATTTCCCGGTAGCCATGTCAACAGCTTCCGCTCCATCTTCCTCCTGATCGACGGCGGGTGTCACCAATTTTAACTGGCGATAGCGACTCATGCCGGTTCCAGCCGGGATCAGTTTACCGATAATCACATTTTCTTTGAGGCCCAGGAGAGGATCAACACGGCCTTTGATGGCCGCTTCCGTCAACACCCGGGTCGTCTCCTGGAAGGAAGCGGCCGAAAGGAAGGAATCTGTCGCCAGGGAGGCCTTGGTAATCCCCAGGAGAACCGGCCGGGCCGTGGCCGGTTTGCCGCCTATCTCCTGAACTTTACGGTTGGCATCTTCAAAGTCGAAGGCGTCTACCAGAGACCCGGGCAGGAGATCGGTGTCCCCCTGGTCCTCGACCTTTACTTTGCGCAGCATCTGGCGGATCATCACTTCGATGTGTTTATCGTTGATGTCAACCCCCTGGAGACGGTAAACCCGCTGTACCTCCCGCAAAAGATATAGCTGTACTCCGCGGACGCCCTTGACCTTTAACAGGTCATGGGGGTTAACGGAACCCTCGGTGAGCTCATCCCCGGCCTCGACGTGGTCGCCCTCGGCTACTTTCAGCCGGGAACCGTAGGGTACCTGATAGGAGAACTTCTCTCTACTGTCGTCGGTAATCTCTATCTCCCTCCGGCCCCGGACTTCGGTGATGGCGGTGATGGTACCGGTGGTCTCGGCAATGATAGCCTGGCCCTTGGGTTTGCGGGCCTCAAAGAGTTCTTCCACCCGGGGGAGACCCTGGGTAATGTCGTCCCCGGCTACTCCGCCGGTATGGAAGGTGCGCATGGTCAGCTGGGTACCGGGCTCACCGATGGACTGGGCGGCGATAATGCCAACCGCTTCGCCAATCTCTACTTCCCTACCTGTAGCCAGATCCCGGCCGTAACACTTGCGGCAGACGCCGTAACGGGTCTTGCAGGTGAGGACCGAGCGGATCTTTACCGTCTTGATGCCGGCCTGGACTATGGCCCGTGCTGCATCGTCGTCGATCATGGTGTTGGCCGCCACCAGGAGCTCGCCCGTTTCCGGATGCCGGACATCCTCCAGGGCATAGCGGCCGGCCAGGCGTTCTTCCATCTTTTCGATTACCTGGTTGCCTTCCTGGATCTCCCGAACCTCGATGCCGGCTGTGGTCCCACAGTCGTCTTCCCGGACAATGACGTCCTGGGCCACGTCCACCAGGCGCCGGGTCAGGTAACCGGAGTCGGCCGTCCTTAAGGCGGTATCGGCCAGACCTTTGCGGGCACCGTGGGTGGAGATAAAGTACTCCAGTACCGTCAGCCCTTCCCGGAAGTTGGCCTTGATGGGCAGGTCGATTATGCGGCCCGAGGGGTCGGCCATGAGGCCGCGCATGCCGGCCAGCTGGCGGATCTGCTGGACGTTACCGCGGGCGCCGGAGTTGGCCATCATGAATACCGGATTGAATTTATCCATGCCGGCCATGAGTTTCTTGGTCAGGGTATCGGTGGCGTTATTCCACAGGCTGATAACCTTCTGGTAGCGCTCTTCTTCGCTAATCAAACCTTTACGGTACTGTTGGTCGATTTTCTCTACCGCGCTTTCGGTTTCGGCGATTATTTCTTTTTTGTCGCCGGGCACGACGATGTCATCGATGCCGATGGTGAAGCCAGCCAGGGTGGAATAGTGGAAGCCCACTTTTTTGATGCCGTCCAGCAGGGTGGCCGTGGCCTCCGTCCCCAGGAGCTGGTAGCAACGGGCGATAATCTCTGTCAGCTTCTTTTTGTCGACCTCACAGTTATAATACCCCAGTTCCTTGGGAATGGGGATTTCCCGGTTAAAGATAAGGCGGCCGATGGTCGTTTCCAGGAGTTGCCCGTCCTCCTGGCGGACCTTGATCATGGCGTGCATGTCAATGACCTTGTTAAGATAGGCCATATACGCCTCATCGTAGCTGCTGAAGGCCTTGCCTTCACCCCGGGCGCCCTTGCTGACGGTGGTGAGGTAGTAGGCGCCCAGGACCATGTCCTGGGTGGGTGATACCACCGGCCGGCCGGTCTTGGGGTTTAAGATATGGTGGGCGGCCATCATTAAGAGGCGCGCTTCGGCCTGGGCCTCGGCCGACAAGGGCACGTGGACGGCCATCTGGTCGCCGTCGAAGTCAGCGTTGTAAGCCGTGCAGACCAGGGGGTGAATCTGGATGGCCCGGCCTTCCACCAGGACCGGCTCAAAGGCCTGGATCCCCAGCCGATGCAGGGTCGGAGCCCGGTTCAGTAGCACCGGGTGTTCGGAAATGACCTCCTCCAGGACGTCCCAGACCTCATTTTTGACCCTTTCGACCATGCGCTTGGCGCTCTTGATGTTGTGGGCCAGCCCTTTATCCACCAGCCGTTTCATCACAAAGGGTTTAAAGAGTTCCAGGGCCATCTCCTTGGGCAGGCCGCACTGGTGCATCTTTAATTCCGGGCCGACGACGATAACCGACCGGCCGGAGTAGTCCACCCTTTTGCCCAACAGGTTCTGGCGGAAGCGGCCCTGCTTTCCTTTGAGCATATCGCTTAAGGACTTCAAGGGCCGGTTCCCGGGGCCCGTCACCGGCCGGCCGCGGCGTCCGTTGTCGATGAGGGCATCGACGGCCTCCTGGAGCATGCGCTTCTCATTGCGGACGATGATGTCCGGCGCCCCCAGGTCCAGGAGCCTCTTCAAACGGTTGTTGCGGTTGATAACCCGCCGGTAGAGGTCGTTCAGGTCTGAGGTGGCGAAGCGGCCGCCGTCCAGTTGAACCATGGGCCGCAGTTCCGGCGGGATCACCGGGATGACGTCCATGATCATCCACTCCGGCCGGTTGCCGGAGGACCGGAAGGCCTCCACCACTTCCAGGCGCCGGAGGGCGCGGATCTTCCGCTGGCCGCTGCTTTCCTTTAATTCCTGGCGCAGTTCAGCTGCCAGCTGGTCAAGGTCGATTTCCTGGAGGAGCTCTTTAATGGCCTCGGCACCCATGGCCGCCCGGAAAGCATTGCCGTATTTATCCCGGTACTCCCGGTACTCGGCCTCCGTCAGGAGTTGCTTCTTGACCAGGGGCGTATCGCCAGGATCTATGACCACATAAGCGACAAAGTAAAGGACCTTCTCCAGGGACCTGGGGGACATATCCAGGATCAACCCCATCCGGCTGGGGATGCCCTTGAAATACCAGATATGGGAGACCGGCGCCGCCAGTTCGATGTGGCCCATGCGTTCCCGCCGCACCTTGGCCCTGGTTACCTCGACGCCGCAGCGGTCGCAGACAATACCCTTGTAGCGGACCCGCTTGTATTTGCCGCAGTGACACTCCCAGTCTTTGGTCGGGCCAAAGATCCGCTCGCAGAAAAGACCGTCCCGTTCCGGCTTCAGGGTACGGTAGTTGATGGTCTCCGGTTTCTTGACCTCACCGCTGGACCAGGCCCGGATCTGTTCCGGTGAAGCTAGGCCGATTCGCATGCGTTCAAAATTGCTTACATCCAGCATTGGACCAGCCCCCTTAAAGACCAGGATTATTCTTCGTCGCCATAGGCCTCGTCAGGTACTACCAGGTCATCATTCAAGTCGGCATCGAGTTCCAGTTCCGAGGGATCCAGGTCGGCCGGATCAAAATCTTCGTCCGCCTCCGCCTCTTTATCTTCCTCATTCCCGCCTTCGGACTCAGGCGCCGTATTCGGCTGGCCATGGACATCCAGTCCCAGTTCCTGGGCGGATTCGGACACATCGTCATCGTCCTCTTTAATCTCGATTTCTTCGTTTTCCTCGGAGAGGACCTTGACGTCCAGGCCCAGGCTCTGGAGTTCCTTGATCAGGACCTTGAAGGATTCCGGGACTCCCGGCTCGGGTACGTTTTCGCCCTTGACAATGGCTTCGTAGGTCTTGACCCGGCCGACGACGTCATCGGACTTCACAGTTAAAATCTCCTGGAGGGTATAGGCAGCGCCATAGGCCTCCAGAGCCCAGACTTCCATTTCGCCGAAGCGCTGGCCACCGAACTGGGCCTTGCCGCCCAGGGGTTGCTGGGTGACCAGGGAGTAAGGACCGGTGGACCGGGCGTGAATCTTATCATCAACCAGGTGGGCGAGCTTGAGCATATACATATATCCCACTGTAATGGGCCGGTCAAATGGTTCCCCGGTGCGACCGTCATAGAGGATGGTTTTGCCGTCTTCGGGCAGGCCGGCCTTACGGAACGCTTCTTTGATCTCCTCTTCCGTCGCCCCGTCGAAAACGGGGGTGGCCACGGTAATCCCCAGAGCCCGGGCTGCCCGGCCCAGGTGGGTCTCCAGGATCTGGCCCAGGTTCATACGTGAGGGCACACCCAGGGGGTTCAGGACAATCTCGATGGGCGTACCATCGGGGAGGAAGGGCATATCCTCTTCCGGCAGGATGCGCGAAATAACTCCCTTGTTGCCGTGACGGCCGGCCATCTTGTCGCCCACGGATATCTTGCGTTTCTGGGCGATGTAGACCCGCACCAGTTCATTGACTCCTGGTGCGAGTTCGTCCCCATTTTCCCGGGAGAATACCTTGACGTCAACGACAATACCGGATTCTCCGTGGGGGACCCGCAGGGAAGTATCCCTTACCTTCCTGGCCTTCTCGCCGAAGATCGCCCGCAAGAGGCGTTCCTCGGCCGTCAGCTCCGTTTCGCCCTTGGGGGTAACCTTGCCGACCAGGATGTCTCCCGGCCGCACTTCGGCGCCAATGCGGATAATGCCCCGCTCATCCAGGTCCTTTAAAACATCCTCGCTCACATTGGGAATGTCCCGGGTGATTTCTTCCGGTCCCAGCTTGGTGTCACGGGCGTCGCATTCGTACTCTTCAATATGAATGGAAGTGAAGATATCGTCTTTGACCAGTTTCTCGCTGATCAGGATGGCGTCTTCATAGTT
It encodes the following:
- the rpsG gene encoding 30S ribosomal protein S7 encodes the protein MPRRGRVPRRAVLADPLYGNTKVTKLINQVMLDGKKSLAQRICYDAFEIIKNKTGKDPVEVFEQALKNVMPVLEVKARRVGGANYQVPVEVRPERRQTLGIRWLVNYARARSGKSMQEKLAAELIDAANNTGGAVKKREDTHKMAEANKAFAHYRW
- the rpsL gene encoding 30S ribosomal protein S12, with protein sequence MPTIQQLVRQAREKVVRKSTAPALKESPQKRGVCTRVYTTTPKKPNSALRKVARVRLTNGIEVTAYIPGIGHNLQEHSVVLVRGGRVKDLPGVRYHIVRGTLDAAGVQNRNQGRSKYGAKRPKK
- a CDS encoding 50S ribosomal protein L7Ae-like protein: MPYERLRTAKKRAVGTKQVTKAVSQGKARVVFIARDAESHVTEPLWQLCRERGIEVIEVDSMKELGRACSIEVGSASAAILEE
- the rpoC gene encoding DNA-directed RNA polymerase subunit beta' encodes the protein MLDVSNFERMRIGLASPEQIRAWSSGEVKKPETINYRTLKPERDGLFCERIFGPTKDWECHCGKYKRVRYKGIVCDRCGVEVTRAKVRRERMGHIELAAPVSHIWYFKGIPSRMGLILDMSPRSLEKVLYFVAYVVIDPGDTPLVKKQLLTEAEYREYRDKYGNAFRAAMGAEAIKELLQEIDLDQLAAELRQELKESSGQRKIRALRRLEVVEAFRSSGNRPEWMIMDVIPVIPPELRPMVQLDGGRFATSDLNDLYRRVINRNNRLKRLLDLGAPDIIVRNEKRMLQEAVDALIDNGRRGRPVTGPGNRPLKSLSDMLKGKQGRFRQNLLGKRVDYSGRSVIVVGPELKMHQCGLPKEMALELFKPFVMKRLVDKGLAHNIKSAKRMVERVKNEVWDVLEEVISEHPVLLNRAPTLHRLGIQAFEPVLVEGRAIQIHPLVCTAYNADFDGDQMAVHVPLSAEAQAEARLLMMAAHHILNPKTGRPVVSPTQDMVLGAYYLTTVSKGARGEGKAFSSYDEAYMAYLNKVIDMHAMIKVRQEDGQLLETTIGRLIFNREIPIPKELGYYNCEVDKKKLTEIIARCYQLLGTEATATLLDGIKKVGFHYSTLAGFTIGIDDIVVPGDKKEIIAETESAVEKIDQQYRKGLISEEERYQKVISLWNNATDTLTKKLMAGMDKFNPVFMMANSGARGNVQQIRQLAGMRGLMADPSGRIIDLPIKANFREGLTVLEYFISTHGARKGLADTALRTADSGYLTRRLVDVAQDVIVREDDCGTTAGIEVREIQEGNQVIEKMEERLAGRYALEDVRHPETGELLVAANTMIDDDAARAIVQAGIKTVKIRSVLTCKTRYGVCRKCYGRDLATGREVEIGEAVGIIAAQSIGEPGTQLTMRTFHTGGVAGDDITQGLPRVEELFEARKPKGQAIIAETTGTITAITEVRGRREIEITDDSREKFSYQVPYGSRLKVAEGDHVEAGDELTEGSVNPHDLLKVKGVRGVQLYLLREVQRVYRLQGVDINDKHIEVMIRQMLRKVKVEDQGDTDLLPGSLVDAFDFEDANRKVQEIGGKPATARPVLLGITKASLATDSFLSAASFQETTRVLTEAAIKGRVDPLLGLKENVIIGKLIPAGTGMSRYRQLKLVTPAVDQEEDGAEAVDMATGK